A window of Selenomonas ruminantium subsp. lactilytica TAM6421 contains these coding sequences:
- the moaA gene encoding GTP 3',8-cyclase MoaA translates to MLDQYERKIEYVRISLTDRCNLRCRYCMPEEGVAKLRHEDILTFAEILRVVQGLASLGVKKVRLTGGEPLVRRNITELIREIRQIPGIEQVVLTTNGVLLLEMGADLVQAGLTGLNISLDTLKPETFSQITRRPLFARVQAGVEHMMSLGLNNIKFNCVPIYEVNDGEIPALAALARDYPVKVRFIELMPIGCAYEVGYEGVPMDEVRARLAKAFGSLRPVGRKMDRLQGPAEYYKVAGFKGQVGFIDAMEHKFCHTCNRVRLTAEGFLKLCLNQKTGLDLRELMRNGISDENLKLALRQAIYRKPAEHLFTDRENTARDSRAMYQVGG, encoded by the coding sequence ATGCTGGACCAATACGAACGGAAAATCGAATATGTGCGCATCTCCCTGACAGATCGATGCAATCTGCGCTGCCGTTACTGCATGCCGGAGGAGGGCGTAGCCAAATTGCGCCATGAGGATATCCTGACCTTTGCAGAAATCCTGCGCGTGGTGCAGGGGTTGGCGTCCTTGGGGGTGAAAAAAGTCCGTCTGACCGGCGGCGAGCCCTTGGTCAGACGCAATATCACAGAATTGATTCGGGAAATCCGGCAGATTCCCGGCATTGAGCAGGTGGTGCTGACCACCAACGGTGTACTGCTGCTGGAAATGGGGGCTGACCTGGTGCAGGCCGGGCTTACAGGCCTGAATATCAGCCTCGACACGTTAAAGCCGGAGACTTTTTCCCAGATCACCCGCCGTCCTTTGTTTGCGCGGGTTCAGGCTGGTGTGGAACATATGATGTCCTTGGGGCTTAATAATATCAAGTTCAACTGCGTGCCCATCTATGAGGTCAACGATGGGGAAATCCCTGCGTTGGCTGCCTTGGCAAGGGACTATCCGGTCAAGGTGCGTTTTATCGAGCTGATGCCCATCGGCTGTGCCTATGAGGTGGGGTATGAGGGCGTGCCCATGGACGAAGTGCGGGCGCGGCTGGCCAAGGCTTTCGGCTCTCTGCGGCCGGTGGGGAGAAAGATGGATCGGCTCCAAGGCCCTGCAGAATACTACAAAGTGGCCGGCTTCAAGGGGCAGGTTGGTTTTATCGATGCTATGGAGCATAAGTTCTGCCATACCTGCAACCGGGTGCGGCTTACGGCTGAGGGATTCCTAAAGCTCTGCCTGAACCAGAAGACGGGGCTGGATCTGCGGGAGCTGATGAGAAATGGCATCAGCGATGAGAATCTGAAACTGGCTCTGCGGCAGGCAATCTACCGCAAGCCGGCAGAACATTTATTTACCGATAGAGAGAATACCGCGCGGGACAGCCGCGCCATGTATCAGGTGGGAGGCTAA
- a CDS encoding flagellar hook protein FlgE, giving the protein MMRSLYSGVSGVKGHQTRMDVIGNNIANVNTTGFKSSRVTFADTLSQTQSGASSPTENIGGTNPKQIGLGVGVASIDTIFTDGSVQATGKNTDLCLSGNGLFIVKSGDETYYTRDGAFEFDADGNYVLPGNGMYVQGWMAENGVLNSTGDVGNITIAAGKSMDPTLTTTSTYSNNINATTTGYEIGSIIVSYADGTTTNTTSYSPVEAAGVITITLADGTTEVADPGKTFTTGSAAGDIWTDTVSSITGSDDGEIKLKYAIPGSYIDMDATGTTAALNSGTYKIGSIYTATKTISEVQSLPDGNVKLTFDSTGDDNVTSVTVPTPPNGAWSVNDTFTLSLTVTGGTADVGATITAESTKIDGITHKTTADSTATLGSSYTKTSTSNVETIARSDPGTFLFSGSEVKSVSIVTSDGTTLTGLSGVDYSSTETFYPSITTTSTVYDSLGKSHSVPVIITKTASNTWELSLANGAKSTTIAETDGTTTSVTLNKTSLTFDENGKYVSGDGTLSLGYTNGADDQSVAINLAGLTQFSGGNTISSTTDGNAAGTLKTVSIDSSGTIIATYTNGVKQTEAQIAIAQFTNASGLTKIGSSLYQASMNSFPEGKEPTPHTASDLGVTITASALEMSNVDIANEFSDMIITQRGFQSNSKIITVSDEMLETMINMKR; this is encoded by the coding sequence ATGATGCGTTCGCTGTATTCGGGAGTTTCCGGTGTAAAAGGCCATCAGACCAGAATGGATGTTATTGGCAATAATATCGCCAATGTGAATACCACAGGCTTCAAATCCAGTCGCGTGACTTTTGCTGATACGTTGAGTCAAACACAATCAGGTGCGTCTTCACCTACGGAAAACATTGGTGGTACCAATCCTAAGCAAATAGGCTTGGGGGTTGGTGTAGCAAGTATAGATACAATTTTTACTGATGGTTCTGTACAAGCTACAGGAAAAAATACAGATTTGTGTTTGTCAGGAAATGGGCTATTCATTGTAAAATCGGGGGATGAAACGTACTATACCCGTGATGGTGCATTTGAGTTTGACGCTGATGGTAACTATGTATTGCCTGGGAATGGTATGTATGTTCAGGGGTGGATGGCTGAAAATGGTGTTTTAAATTCGACAGGAGATGTTGGAAATATAACTATCGCTGCTGGCAAAAGCATGGATCCTACATTAACTACAACATCAACATATAGTAATAATATAAACGCTACTACTACTGGATATGAAATAGGTAGCATCATTGTTAGTTATGCTGATGGGACTACAACGAATACAACATCATATTCACCTGTAGAAGCCGCAGGTGTTATTACAATTACCTTGGCTGATGGTACAACAGAGGTCGCAGATCCGGGAAAAACCTTTACAACGGGTAGTGCTGCAGGTGATATTTGGACAGACACTGTAAGTTCAATAACAGGTAGCGATGATGGTGAAATTAAATTGAAGTATGCCATCCCCGGTAGCTATATTGATATGGATGCAACTGGTACTACTGCAGCGCTTAATTCAGGTACATATAAAATTGGTAGCATATACACGGCCACCAAGACAATTAGTGAAGTACAATCGCTTCCCGATGGAAACGTTAAATTAACATTTGATTCTACGGGTGATGATAATGTGACAAGCGTGACTGTGCCTACTCCGCCTAATGGAGCATGGTCTGTAAATGATACTTTTACATTGTCGCTCACTGTTACTGGTGGAACGGCTGATGTAGGTGCAACTATTACTGCAGAAAGTACGAAAATAGATGGGATTACGCATAAAACGACTGCTGATTCTACTGCAACTTTAGGTAGCAGCTATACTAAGACTTCAACATCTAATGTAGAGACTATTGCGCGTTCCGATCCGGGGACATTCTTGTTTAGTGGAAGTGAGGTAAAATCAGTTTCTATTGTTACTAGTGATGGGACAACGTTAACGGGACTCTCCGGGGTGGATTATTCTAGCACGGAAACTTTCTACCCTTCTATAACCACGACATCAACCGTTTATGACAGCCTTGGTAAGTCGCATTCAGTGCCAGTAATCATTACCAAGACTGCTAGCAATACATGGGAATTAAGCTTAGCTAATGGAGCAAAGTCTACGACTATTGCAGAAACTGACGGTACAACTACATCAGTGACGCTTAATAAGACATCATTAACGTTCGATGAAAATGGCAAATATGTTTCAGGAGATGGCACGTTATCATTAGGCTACACAAATGGAGCAGATGATCAATCCGTAGCAATTAATTTGGCAGGCTTAACGCAATTTTCTGGAGGAAACACGATTAGTTCTACTACTGATGGGAATGCAGCGGGTACATTGAAAACTGTGTCCATTGATAGTTCCGGAACTATCATTGCTACTTATACTAATGGTGTAAAACAAACAGAAGCACAAATTGCTATTGCACAGTTTACTAATGCTTCAGGCCTTACCAAAATTGGAAGTAGTCTTTATCAAGCATCAATGAATTCTTTTCCTGAGGGGAAAGAACCAACACCGCACACAGCTTCTGACTTAGGCGTAACTATTACTGCTTCTGCTCTTGAAATGTCCAACGTCGATATCGCCAACGAATTCTCCGATATGATCATCACCCAACGAGGTTTCCAATCCAATTCCAAGATCATCACGGTCAGTGATGAAATGCTCGAAACCATGATCAATATGAAACGTTAA
- a CDS encoding MOSC domain-containing protein yields MGKIHALCTSEKKGTLKTQVDKVIFATEWGIQGDAHAGKWHRQVSFLGLQEIENFRKLGAQVEFGAFGENIVAEGFRFKELPVGTRLKAGEAYFEITQIGKECHKGCAIREQVGDCIMPREGIFGRVLHGGEVKVGDELEILQPGEKLPLEAAIITASDKGSRGERVDESGVKVAEMLTAAGYTVVEKTILPDEQTQIEEKMRELAARGIALIATTGGTGFSPRDITPEATLAVCERLAPGIPEAMRSLSLKITDRAMLSRAQAGICRRSLIVNLPGSRKAVEECLGFILPPLQHGIDILRGEVGECGRHK; encoded by the coding sequence ATGGGCAAGATTCATGCGTTGTGCACCAGCGAGAAAAAGGGCACCCTCAAGACGCAGGTGGATAAAGTCATTTTTGCAACGGAATGGGGCATCCAGGGGGATGCCCATGCAGGCAAATGGCATCGGCAGGTGAGTTTCCTGGGCTTGCAGGAAATCGAGAACTTCCGCAAGCTGGGAGCCCAGGTGGAGTTCGGTGCCTTTGGGGAAAATATCGTGGCCGAAGGCTTTCGCTTCAAGGAGCTGCCTGTGGGCACCCGCCTGAAGGCTGGTGAGGCTTACTTTGAAATCACCCAGATCGGCAAGGAATGCCATAAGGGCTGTGCCATCCGGGAACAGGTGGGCGACTGCATCATGCCCCGGGAAGGTATATTCGGACGGGTGCTCCATGGCGGCGAAGTCAAGGTGGGGGATGAACTGGAAATCCTGCAGCCCGGGGAGAAACTGCCTTTGGAGGCAGCCATCATCACCGCCAGCGACAAGGGCAGCCGCGGGGAACGTGTAGACGAAAGCGGCGTGAAGGTGGCCGAAATGCTCACCGCTGCGGGGTATACCGTGGTGGAGAAGACCATCCTTCCCGACGAGCAGACACAGATTGAAGAAAAAATGCGGGAACTGGCGGCAAGGGGCATTGCCCTGATTGCCACCACCGGCGGCACAGGCTTTTCCCCCCGGGATATCACCCCAGAGGCAACGCTGGCGGTCTGTGAAAGACTGGCCCCCGGCATCCCCGAAGCCATGCGATCCCTGTCCTTGAAAATCACGGATAGAGCCATGCTCAGCCGTGCCCAGGCCGGCATCTGCCGCCGCAGCCTCATCGTGAACCTGCCCGGCAGCAGGAAGGCCGTGGAAGAATGCTTAGGCTTCATCCTGCCGCCCCTGCAACACGGCATCGACATCCTGCGCGGTGAAGTAGGCGAATGCGGGCGGCATAAGTAA
- a CDS encoding recombinase family protein, which yields MIKNYGYVRVSTKEQNPDRQLKAMAEAGIECKNIFMDKESGKDFDRPAYKRMLRKLTKDSVLFIKSIDRLGRNYREIMEEWRYITQIKGADIVVLAMPVLDTRRHKNLMGTFISDLVLQLLSFVAENERCNIRQRQAEGIAAAKKKGVRFGRPQKPVPDNFHLQCKLWHSGQCTLAQAAAACQMPLSTFYSKCRDVMK from the coding sequence ATGATAAAAAATTATGGATATGTACGTGTCAGCACCAAGGAACAGAATCCGGATCGTCAGTTGAAGGCTATGGCAGAAGCTGGCATTGAGTGCAAAAACATCTTCATGGACAAGGAATCCGGCAAGGATTTCGATCGTCCGGCGTATAAACGGATGCTGCGCAAGTTGACTAAGGACTCCGTACTGTTTATAAAATCCATTGATCGCTTAGGCCGTAATTATCGAGAAATCATGGAAGAGTGGCGCTATATCACCCAGATAAAGGGGGCAGACATTGTGGTGCTGGCTATGCCTGTGCTGGATACGCGCCGTCATAAAAATCTGATGGGCACCTTTATCAGTGATCTGGTACTTCAGCTGCTATCTTTTGTGGCAGAAAATGAGCGTTGTAATATACGTCAGCGTCAGGCAGAGGGTATCGCTGCTGCAAAGAAAAAGGGCGTGCGCTTTGGCCGCCCTCAAAAACCAGTTCCGGATAATTTTCATTTGCAATGCAAACTTTGGCACAGCGGCCAGTGCACGCTGGCACAGGCCGCTGCCGCTTGTCAAATGCCGCTTTCGACGTTTTATAGCAAGTGCAGAGATGTGATGAAATAG
- a CDS encoding flagellar hook protein FlgE has product MMRSLYSGVSGVKGHQTRMDVVGNNIANVNTTGFKSGRVTFADTLSQTQSSASAPTGNLGGTNPKQIGLGVGVATIDTLFTDGAVQATGKNTDLCLSGNGLFVVKSGSETYYTRNGAFEFDESGNYVLPGNGMKVQGWMGTDGVVSTTGAIEDIVIQTGKSMAAKASEKVTYSYNLKANPPVVTQYSFTDGTNSYTRTTDGYWIEASATQPVTVTFSDGTKTTYTSGTYTIGRSLPVTTSFNFYDSLGSVHTATVLLEKADVGTLQYTDTNGDTITKTGTAWSVLLGSTVDVAETDGSTTHYDLGGNTLTFDEDGILREATSFATPTTLTADPNTTVTTPSYTPSQVGTTSAATIALTATITAPNGSSTPQSMTLDYSGVTSYADINTVNADADGNAAGTLKSISIDSSGVITGVYTNSVRQSEAQVAIAQFSNASGLTKTGSSLYQTSNNSGTPNIKAAADLGCSITPSALEMSNVDIANEFSDMIITQRGFQSNSKIITTSDEMLETMINMKR; this is encoded by the coding sequence ATGATGCGTTCGTTATACTCTGGTGTTTCCGGTGTAAAAGGTCATCAAACCCGTATGGATGTTGTAGGCAACAACATAGCTAATGTCAATACTACTGGTTTTAAATCCGGTCGTGTAACCTTTGCAGATACTTTGAGTCAGACGCAGTCCAGCGCAAGTGCTCCAACAGGTAATTTAGGTGGTACCAATCCTAAGCAAATTGGCTTGGGCGTAGGGGTAGCGACTATTGATACATTGTTCACTGATGGTGCAGTGCAAGCTACGGGAAAAAATACGGATTTGTGTCTGTCAGGTAATGGCCTGTTTGTTGTGAAAAGCGGCAGCGAAACCTATTATACCCGCAATGGCGCTTTTGAATTTGATGAAAGCGGCAATTATGTTCTGCCGGGAAATGGCATGAAAGTACAGGGGTGGATGGGAACAGACGGTGTAGTGTCAACCACCGGAGCCATAGAGGATATTGTCATTCAAACAGGTAAGTCAATGGCAGCAAAGGCTTCAGAAAAAGTAACGTATAGTTATAATTTAAAAGCCAATCCACCAGTTGTCACGCAATATTCCTTTACCGATGGTACTAACTCCTATACCAGAACTACCGATGGTTATTGGATTGAGGCATCGGCAACGCAGCCTGTTACGGTTACGTTTAGTGATGGCACTAAAACTACATATACTTCAGGCACATATACAATCGGTCGCTCTTTACCTGTAACTACGTCATTTAATTTTTATGATAGTTTGGGTTCTGTGCATACAGCTACAGTCTTACTGGAAAAGGCTGACGTAGGAACCTTGCAATATACAGATACTAATGGTGATACTATCACAAAAACAGGTACTGCTTGGTCAGTTTTATTAGGCTCTACAGTAGATGTTGCAGAAACAGACGGTTCTACAACACATTATGATTTAGGTGGAAATACTTTAACCTTTGATGAAGATGGTATTTTGCGTGAAGCTACTAGTTTTGCTACCCCTACGACATTAACAGCTGATCCAAATACAACGGTAACCACCCCGTCGTATACACCAAGCCAAGTCGGTACTACAAGTGCGGCTACTATTGCTTTGACCGCTACCATTACTGCACCTAACGGATCTAGCACGCCACAATCAATGACACTGGACTATAGTGGTGTGACATCCTATGCGGATATTAATACCGTCAATGCGGATGCGGATGGCAATGCAGCCGGTACTTTGAAGAGCATATCAATAGATAGTTCCGGTGTTATTACTGGCGTATACACCAATAGTGTTAGGCAGTCTGAGGCGCAGGTGGCAATTGCTCAATTCTCCAACGCATCTGGTCTTACCAAAACAGGCAGCAGTTTGTATCAGACATCTAATAACTCCGGTACACCTAATATAAAGGCTGCAGCTGACCTTGGCTGTTCCATCACCCCGTCCGCCCTCGAAATGTCCAACGTGGATATCGCTAACGAATTCTCCGACATGATCATCACCCAGCGTGGTTTCCAGTCCAATTCCAAGATTATCACCACCAGTGACGAAATGCTTGAAACCATGATCAATATGAAACGGTAA
- a CDS encoding M48 family metalloprotease, with translation MSKCKIKNFLMVGLLAGGAVLAPVKPVQAVDAWSAAAQALGVFAAYKSSLSGLLALGNNVNAQVQSRVQDLRKNGQDPNDNDVAVVDSVMNQLVSQGDYVLRTNSLPFVWAVNNSKDFNAACYPTNYISINGALVRGMNLDPDELAAVLAHEMTHGLEQHSAKNYAKAVAQAMGMSMINMDTNSMDWNKLNGLVNYSIAKNVTLPTELDADAGGFYLMTSAGFNPGGGAAAMARMGYYLTYETQNFLEYQDPDPKKQEREAYSDHPETRQREEKLAQMMTDYSCGHVTVANRKEIRIDGEKLLEVEWTGDDYDNTAENAYYVAGAIAKAFHDFDTIDGWNFRRDNHGSLTCLADVRINQRLQEFLAMRGAGEKLQEMVQKAYASEATSGARKKMCAAEAKRAQEYQELRENVLNADAKTVKKMRQNADTYNDYGQGDKARFQMQRVFASRKIDDLAESQAISARAKAVSGDFAGALQEADEAVATNGKNIYTYLNRADIYHMQGDTEKALADLQKAKDVDRKNVISYLLAGQIYDELGNVEKAKENFAEMYRLKPDSWRRIPVDYLKEIAPKEYNNLMKEKAEAKAKFAKEWKKQKKEKS, from the coding sequence ATGAGCAAGTGTAAGATAAAGAATTTCCTGATGGTGGGGCTATTGGCCGGTGGTGCTGTTTTGGCGCCGGTGAAGCCGGTGCAGGCGGTGGATGCCTGGTCGGCGGCTGCGCAGGCTTTGGGCGTTTTTGCAGCCTATAAATCCAGTCTCAGCGGTTTGCTGGCGCTGGGCAATAATGTCAATGCGCAGGTGCAGAGCCGTGTGCAGGACCTGCGGAAGAATGGTCAGGATCCTAATGATAATGATGTGGCTGTGGTGGACAGTGTGATGAATCAGCTGGTATCGCAGGGGGATTATGTATTGCGGACGAATTCCCTGCCCTTTGTCTGGGCGGTGAATAACAGCAAGGATTTCAATGCGGCCTGCTATCCGACGAATTATATCAGCATCAACGGGGCGTTGGTGCGGGGGATGAACCTGGATCCCGATGAACTGGCTGCTGTACTTGCCCATGAGATGACCCATGGACTGGAGCAGCACAGTGCCAAGAACTATGCCAAGGCCGTGGCGCAGGCCATGGGCATGAGCATGATTAATATGGATACGAATTCCATGGACTGGAACAAGCTCAACGGGTTGGTCAATTATTCCATTGCCAAGAATGTCACGCTGCCCACGGAACTGGATGCTGATGCGGGCGGCTTTTACCTGATGACCAGTGCAGGGTTCAATCCCGGCGGCGGGGCGGCGGCCATGGCCCGCATGGGGTATTATCTGACCTATGAGACGCAGAATTTCCTGGAGTATCAGGATCCGGATCCCAAGAAACAGGAGCGGGAGGCATACAGTGACCATCCGGAAACACGCCAGCGGGAGGAGAAGCTGGCCCAGATGATGACGGATTACAGCTGCGGTCATGTGACGGTGGCAAACCGCAAGGAAATCCGGATTGATGGAGAAAAATTGCTGGAAGTGGAATGGACTGGCGATGACTACGACAATACGGCAGAGAATGCCTATTATGTGGCCGGGGCCATTGCCAAGGCTTTCCATGATTTTGACACGATTGATGGCTGGAATTTCCGTCGGGACAATCATGGCAGCCTGACTTGTCTGGCTGATGTGCGCATCAATCAGAGGCTGCAGGAATTTTTGGCTATGCGGGGCGCTGGAGAAAAGCTCCAGGAAATGGTGCAGAAGGCTTATGCCAGTGAGGCGACTTCGGGGGCAAGGAAGAAAATGTGCGCCGCTGAGGCGAAACGGGCGCAGGAATATCAGGAACTGCGGGAAAATGTTTTGAATGCCGATGCCAAAACCGTGAAAAAGATGCGGCAGAATGCTGATACCTACAATGATTACGGTCAGGGGGACAAGGCGAGATTTCAGATGCAGCGGGTATTTGCCAGCCGAAAAATTGATGATCTGGCGGAAAGTCAGGCCATCAGCGCCCGGGCCAAGGCTGTGAGCGGTGATTTTGCCGGAGCCTTGCAGGAAGCGGATGAAGCTGTAGCCACGAATGGCAAGAATATCTATACCTATCTGAACCGGGCGGATATCTACCATATGCAAGGGGACACGGAGAAGGCACTGGCTGATCTGCAGAAGGCCAAGGATGTGGATCGGAAAAACGTAATTTCCTATCTGCTGGCAGGACAGATTTATGATGAACTGGGCAATGTTGAGAAAGCCAAGGAGAATTTTGCGGAGATGTATCGCCTGAAGCCGGATTCCTGGCGGCGAATTCCCGTGGACTATCTCAAGGAAATTGCGCCCAAGGAGTACAATAATTTAATGAAGGAAAAAGCCGAGGCAAAGGCGAAATTTGCAAAGGAGTGGAAAAAGCAGAAAAAAGAAAAAAGTTAA
- a CDS encoding molybdopterin molybdotransferase MoeA, producing the protein MQVLSLEKAVELLMEHCHRVTAVEEVPLLSALGRILAEDYMAGFDNPPFDRSPLDGYAFAAEGTRGHDAADPAKFKIIGEECAGDFFDQPVPVGSALRIMTGGAIPKGCNCVVRQEDVQAEGDTLTVPFSIEPYTNYCYAGEDIKQGTKLAKKGTKLTAAHIGVLASMGFATVKVLGNVRIAIASTGDELLQPGQPLSPGKIYNSNLYLLASRLQELGFNPEIVGILPDDEDQAAKVIAGYKDRVDVFLTTGGVSVGKKDIMHGVVEKIGKRLFWRVSMKPGGPALTYTMGETLGIALSGNPFAAYATFELMAVPVLAKISGNEKILPERRQAVLTDAFPKESRGRRFIRAYYENGKVRLPEQHASGSLFSAVGCNAFVDIPAGTGKLAKETEVDIVRLYRVK; encoded by the coding sequence ATGCAGGTCTTATCGTTGGAAAAAGCTGTAGAACTGCTGATGGAACATTGCCATAGGGTAACGGCGGTGGAGGAAGTGCCATTGCTGTCTGCATTGGGGCGGATCTTGGCGGAGGATTATATGGCGGGATTCGACAATCCTCCCTTTGACCGCTCGCCCTTGGATGGCTATGCCTTTGCCGCCGAGGGCACCCGGGGCCATGATGCGGCAGATCCCGCCAAATTCAAGATCATCGGTGAGGAATGTGCGGGGGATTTCTTTGACCAGCCTGTGCCGGTAGGATCGGCCCTGCGCATCATGACCGGCGGGGCAATCCCCAAGGGCTGCAACTGCGTGGTGCGGCAGGAAGATGTGCAGGCCGAAGGGGATACGCTGACAGTGCCCTTCAGCATTGAGCCGTACACGAATTATTGCTATGCCGGTGAGGATATCAAACAGGGCACGAAGCTGGCTAAGAAGGGCACGAAGCTTACGGCCGCCCATATCGGCGTGCTGGCAAGTATGGGCTTTGCCACGGTCAAGGTGCTGGGCAATGTGCGCATTGCCATTGCCAGCACCGGGGACGAGCTGTTGCAGCCCGGCCAGCCGCTCTCTCCCGGAAAAATCTATAACAGCAATCTCTATCTGCTGGCCAGTCGTTTGCAGGAATTGGGTTTCAATCCGGAAATCGTGGGCATCCTGCCCGATGATGAAGATCAGGCAGCCAAGGTCATTGCCGGTTACAAGGACAGAGTCGATGTGTTCCTGACTACGGGGGGCGTGTCTGTGGGCAAGAAGGACATCATGCACGGTGTGGTGGAAAAAATAGGCAAACGCCTGTTTTGGCGGGTATCCATGAAACCCGGCGGCCCGGCGCTTACCTATACCATGGGGGAGACGTTGGGCATTGCCCTGTCCGGCAATCCCTTTGCCGCCTATGCCACCTTCGAGCTGATGGCGGTGCCGGTATTGGCCAAAATCAGTGGCAATGAGAAGATCCTGCCGGAACGCAGGCAGGCAGTATTGACGGATGCTTTCCCCAAGGAAAGCCGCGGGCGGCGCTTTATCCGTGCCTACTATGAAAATGGCAAGGTGCGCCTGCCAGAGCAGCATGCTTCGGGCAGCCTCTTTTCTGCAGTGGGCTGCAATGCCTTTGTGGATATTCCCGCCGGTACGGGGAAGCTGGCCAAGGAGACGGAAGTGGATATCGTCCGACTGTATCGTGTGAAGTAA